The following coding sequences lie in one Desulfobotulus pelophilus genomic window:
- a CDS encoding sensor histidine kinase, translated as MADKKKIRPAEFVPLPSIQGDYMKDQDAYSRLARRMVITALLISLAPVLLVLSITLNRYDTTTREKIFNNLSAIVDHNRKEIDAFLREKTSNLQSLVLFSPPEDLQQPAILEAHLRRLRRVYGPVFEDLGLVDAEGRLVSYAGPFRLGAADYSKAEWFQELKDKPQAVSDVFLGLRGMPHFIVMVRADDRDGNSWILRATIDFEAFNIMVRNLQIGERGFVCILNRQGELQTRPLQDIGPHTQVYQKLLRTRSGDSLIFHQARDKNGQKQIYVAGFLKNGDWMLISQQPESEAFSDLIKTRKLGIFLFLGCALVIAFLAVRFSRKLVHTLQRKETEKQLMNRQVIETGKLASVGELAAGIAHEINNPVAIMVEEAGWMDDLLADEDPEAVKSMKEFKTSLAQIRTQGQRCKEITRKLLTFARKSESTIEPLQINDMIREVLPLCEPRARYAQVTMETRLVPDLRKVMASRTEVQQVVLNLANNAIDAMENEGGTLLIETLAHDDFLEILIHDTGPGIPEANLKRIFDPFFTTKPVGKGTGLGLSICYGIISGMGGKLEVESMMGAGATFRILLPTLAVSTDGEGEEADKVKG; from the coding sequence ATGGCCGATAAAAAAAAGATCCGTCCGGCAGAGTTTGTTCCCCTTCCTTCCATACAGGGAGACTATATGAAAGATCAGGACGCCTACTCCCGTCTTGCCCGCCGCATGGTGATCACTGCTCTTTTGATCAGCCTTGCTCCCGTTCTTCTGGTTCTATCCATAACACTGAATCGGTATGATACCACAACCAGAGAAAAAATATTTAATAATCTCAGTGCAATAGTGGACCATAACCGCAAGGAGATTGATGCCTTTCTCCGGGAAAAAACTTCCAACCTTCAAAGTCTTGTGCTGTTTTCTCCGCCCGAAGATCTGCAGCAGCCCGCCATACTGGAAGCCCATCTTCGCAGGCTGCGCAGGGTATACGGTCCTGTATTTGAAGATCTGGGTCTGGTGGATGCGGAAGGCAGGCTTGTGAGTTATGCGGGTCCTTTTCGTTTGGGAGCTGCGGATTACAGCAAGGCCGAGTGGTTTCAGGAGCTGAAGGATAAACCTCAGGCTGTGAGCGATGTTTTTCTGGGACTCCGGGGCATGCCCCATTTTATTGTGATGGTCAGGGCCGATGACAGGGATGGAAATTCATGGATTCTTCGGGCCACCATAGATTTTGAAGCCTTCAATATCATGGTGCGGAATCTGCAGATAGGGGAGAGAGGTTTTGTCTGTATCCTTAATCGGCAGGGGGAGTTGCAGACACGACCCCTTCAGGATATCGGTCCCCATACCCAAGTGTACCAGAAGTTACTGCGTACCCGTTCCGGAGACTCACTGATTTTTCATCAGGCACGGGATAAAAACGGGCAGAAGCAGATCTATGTAGCCGGATTTCTTAAAAACGGGGATTGGATGCTGATTTCCCAGCAGCCCGAATCCGAGGCCTTTTCTGATCTGATTAAAACGAGAAAACTCGGTATTTTTCTTTTCCTTGGCTGTGCTCTGGTGATTGCCTTTCTGGCGGTACGTTTTTCCAGGAAGCTGGTTCATACCCTTCAGAGAAAAGAAACGGAGAAACAGCTGATGAACCGTCAGGTCATTGAGACGGGAAAGCTGGCTTCCGTGGGTGAGCTTGCGGCGGGTATCGCCCATGAAATCAATAATCCTGTGGCCATCATGGTGGAAGAGGCGGGATGGATGGATGATCTGCTGGCGGATGAAGATCCCGAAGCAGTCAAAAGCATGAAGGAGTTCAAGACATCTTTGGCGCAGATCCGTACCCAGGGCCAGCGTTGCAAGGAAATTACCCGTAAGCTTTTAACTTTTGCGAGAAAATCCGAGTCCACCATCGAGCCTCTGCAGATCAATGATATGATCCGGGAAGTGCTTCCTCTTTGTGAACCCCGGGCGCGGTACGCTCAGGTTACCATGGAAACCCGACTGGTGCCGGATCTTCGAAAGGTGATGGCTTCCAGAACGGAGGTGCAGCAGGTTGTTCTGAACCTTGCCAATAATGCCATTGATGCCATGGAAAATGAGGGCGGTACCCTTTTGATTGAAACCCTGGCCCATGATGATTTTCTGGAAATTCTCATCCATGATACCGGCCCCGGTATTCCGGAGGCCAATCTGAAACGCATTTTTGATCCCTTTTTCACCACCAAGCCCGTGGGCAAAGGAACGGGTCTGGGGCTTTCCATCTGTTACGGTATTATTTCGGGTATGGGAGGGAAGCTGGAGGTGGAGAGCATGATGGGAGCGGGTGCTACTTTCCGGATTCTTCTGCCCACCCTTGCGGTTTCTACCGATGGAGAAGGTGAGGAAGCAGATAAGGTGAAGGGATAA
- a CDS encoding response regulator produces MAKRKVLLVDDETGFVETLSKRLEKRDFRLDAAFSGSEALAKLAENSWVDVVILDVKMPGMDGIETLARIKQTYPLVEVIMLTGHATVESAIDGMKQGAFDYLMKPCDIDVLTAKVDEAAMRKHMQEEKIVNAKAMEIANRRGD; encoded by the coding sequence ATGGCAAAACGAAAAGTACTTCTGGTGGATGATGAAACCGGTTTTGTGGAGACCCTTTCCAAAAGACTCGAAAAGAGGGATTTCCGCCTGGATGCCGCTTTTTCAGGCAGTGAAGCTCTCGCGAAGCTGGCGGAGAATTCCTGGGTGGATGTGGTCATTCTGGATGTGAAAATGCCCGGTATGGACGGTATTGAAACCCTGGCTCGCATCAAACAGACCTATCCTCTGGTGGAAGTCATCATGCTCACGGGGCATGCCACGGTGGAGTCTGCCATTGACGGCATGAAGCAGGGTGCTTTTGATTATCTGATGAAACCCTGTGACATTGATGTGCTCACCGCCAAGGTAGATGAGGCTGCCATGCGCAAGCATATGCAGGAAGAAAAAATTGTGAATGCAAAAGCCATGGAAATTGCCAACCGAAGGGGGGACTGA
- a CDS encoding SulP family inorganic anion transporter: MNRSFSITALRGDLFGGLTAGIVALPLALAFGVASGAGAAAGLYGAIMLGMMAALFGGTRTQISGPTGPMTVVFASMLLAVGGDLAIAMSAVLIAGLVQIIMGCIKVGGLVRFIPYPVISGFMSGIGIIIILLQIAPFLGAGPKTCPFTAILAMPAIIMAVNFQALVLGGLTLLIVFLTPMRISRIIPSPLVALIAVTLLSLGMGFQVPVIGEIPLGLPAFIMPTFCLNTWTTILVLGVTLALLGSIDSLLTALVADSVTGTRHNSNRELVGQGIGNMLCSFVGGLPGAGATMRTVVNIKAGGKTRISGVTHALFLLVLLLGAAPLATHIPMAVLAGILIKVGVDILDYRLLRLVKTAPRTDLTVMGVVFVLTVFVDLIIAVGAGVILSMGMIIHRMVLQANFRLYSTDHDRSDAMEGRVRILEISGPFFFGSMSRLVDEVDGVLDTKAVVFDCRKVPFIDLSAIFALEEILLRLKDSKIRTFVVLTKELRDQLVDLHDRDLPEEILFEDFEVAMEEARIIAQ, translated from the coding sequence ATGAACAGAAGTTTTTCCATTACGGCCCTCAGGGGTGACCTCTTTGGCGGACTTACCGCCGGCATTGTGGCCCTGCCCCTGGCCCTGGCCTTTGGTGTGGCCTCGGGAGCAGGGGCTGCCGCAGGTTTATACGGAGCCATCATGCTGGGCATGATGGCTGCCCTTTTCGGGGGAACGCGGACCCAGATATCCGGTCCCACCGGTCCCATGACCGTTGTGTTTGCCTCCATGCTCCTTGCCGTTGGCGGAGACCTTGCCATTGCCATGTCGGCGGTGCTCATTGCCGGGCTGGTGCAGATTATCATGGGCTGCATCAAGGTGGGCGGGCTGGTCCGTTTTATTCCCTACCCCGTTATTTCAGGGTTTATGAGCGGTATCGGCATTATTATTATCCTCTTACAGATAGCACCTTTTTTGGGAGCCGGACCCAAAACCTGCCCTTTTACGGCTATCCTTGCCATGCCGGCAATCATCATGGCTGTTAATTTTCAGGCACTGGTGCTCGGTGGACTCACGCTCCTGATTGTTTTTCTTACGCCCATGCGCATCAGCCGCATTATCCCATCCCCTCTGGTGGCCCTTATCGCCGTGACCCTGCTGTCCCTTGGCATGGGATTTCAGGTTCCTGTCATTGGAGAAATTCCCCTTGGGCTTCCTGCGTTCATTATGCCCACCTTCTGCCTGAATACGTGGACCACCATCCTCGTTCTGGGTGTTACCCTGGCCCTTCTGGGAAGCATAGATTCCCTGTTGACAGCTCTGGTGGCAGATTCGGTTACGGGAACCCGCCATAATTCCAATCGTGAGCTTGTGGGGCAGGGTATCGGCAACATGCTTTGCTCCTTTGTGGGAGGTCTCCCCGGAGCCGGTGCCACCATGCGTACGGTTGTCAATATTAAAGCGGGGGGCAAAACCCGTATCAGCGGAGTTACCCATGCCCTTTTCCTTCTGGTCCTGCTTCTGGGGGCCGCTCCCCTTGCCACCCATATCCCCATGGCTGTGCTGGCGGGTATTCTGATCAAGGTAGGGGTGGACATTCTGGATTATCGTCTACTGCGGCTGGTGAAAACGGCCCCCCGCACAGACCTTACGGTGATGGGCGTGGTGTTTGTCCTTACGGTTTTTGTGGATCTCATTATTGCCGTAGGAGCGGGTGTGATTCTTTCCATGGGGATGATTATTCACCGTATGGTTCTGCAGGCAAACTTCAGGCTGTACTCCACAGATCATGACCGCTCGGATGCCATGGAAGGGCGTGTTCGTATTCTGGAAATATCAGGCCCTTTCTTTTTTGGTTCCATGAGCCGTCTTGTGGACGAGGTGGATGGGGTTCTGGATACAAAAGCGGTTGTCTTTGACTGTCGTAAAGTTCCCTTTATTGATCTTAGTGCCATTTTTGCCCTTGAGGAGATCTTGCTGCGGCTGAAGGATTCAAAAATCAGAACCTTTGTGGTGCTGACAAAGGAGCTCAGGGACCAGCTGGTGGATCTTCATGACAGAGATTTACCGGAAGAGATTTTATTTGAAGATTTTGAAGTGGCCATGGAAGAAGCCCGTATCATAGCGCAGTAA
- a CDS encoding sensor histidine kinase: MPNTGRRYHDIAIILVDDEKAFREALARRLEKRELRVYPLASARETLQVLEKESIDVVVSDIRMPEEDGLTLMTRIRERYPDLEVILLTGQGDIREGVEGIRAGAFDYITKPVEIEHIESKIFQAAAAVRRRRERRMEGEVRKELEERALQAEKLATVGTLATGVAHEINNPLAIINEAAGWVGQVLDRPSMQNLPESASLRRAAEVIQTAVQRARRITHQLLGMVRRESEPPRPCAMPEFLEEVAALSRTIHPESEVSISVEEGAVLTLFTDPHRLRQILINLVENAIQAMPKGGGITLSATSEEEGLVFIKVKDTGPGIPETVKKRIFDPFYTTKPQGKGTGLGLYLCRDLARQLGGDLVVVSRTGEGACFTLTLPRAMPNGTGT, encoded by the coding sequence ATGCCCAATACCGGAAGACGCTACCATGATATAGCCATTATATTGGTGGATGATGAGAAGGCTTTTCGGGAAGCTCTGGCCAGAAGACTGGAAAAACGGGAGCTGAGGGTGTATCCCCTGGCCTCTGCCAGGGAGACACTGCAAGTTCTGGAAAAGGAAAGTATCGATGTGGTGGTTTCCGATATCCGGATGCCGGAGGAAGACGGACTGACCCTCATGACCCGCATACGGGAGCGGTATCCCGATCTGGAGGTGATTCTCCTCACAGGGCAGGGAGATATCCGTGAAGGTGTGGAGGGTATTCGTGCGGGAGCCTTTGATTATATCACCAAGCCTGTGGAAATCGAGCACATCGAAAGTAAAATTTTTCAGGCCGCCGCCGCCGTGCGCAGGCGCAGGGAAAGGCGGATGGAAGGAGAAGTCCGCAAGGAGCTGGAAGAAAGGGCTCTTCAGGCGGAAAAGCTGGCAACGGTGGGAACCCTGGCAACGGGTGTTGCCCATGAAATCAATAACCCTCTGGCTATTATCAACGAGGCGGCCGGATGGGTAGGGCAGGTTCTGGACAGGCCATCCATGCAGAATCTGCCGGAAAGTGCCAGTCTGCGCCGGGCAGCGGAGGTGATCCAGACCGCGGTACAGAGGGCACGGCGCATCACCCATCAGCTTCTTGGGATGGTCCGCAGGGAATCGGAGCCGCCAAGGCCCTGTGCCATGCCGGAGTTCCTTGAGGAAGTGGCGGCGCTTAGCCGTACCATCCATCCGGAAAGTGAAGTGTCCATATCCGTGGAAGAGGGGGCCGTGCTTACCCTTTTCACCGATCCCCACAGGCTTCGCCAGATTCTGATCAATCTGGTGGAAAATGCCATACAGGCCATGCCCAAAGGGGGAGGAATCACGCTTTCAGCCACTTCTGAAGAAGAAGGGCTGGTTTTTATCAAGGTAAAGGATACGGGTCCGGGAATTCCCGAAACCGTAAAAAAACGGATTTTTGATCCTTTTTATACCACAAAACCTCAGGGCAAAGGAACGGGGCTGGGGCTTTATCTCTGCAGAGATCTGGCCCGGCAGCTGGGCGGCGATCTGGTGGTTGTCAGTCGTACGGGGGAAGGAGCCTGTTTTACCCTGACCCTGCCAAGGGCCATGCCCAATGGCACTGGCACATGA
- a CDS encoding SulP family inorganic anion transporter, with amino-acid sequence MTAKFSSLSVRGDLFGGLTAGIVALPLALAFGVASGAGAAAGLYGAIVLGLLAALAGGTRMQISGPTGPMTVVFAAILISMEGNLAMVMGAVFVCGMVQILLGLSRAGALVRFIPYPVVSGFMSGIGLIIILLQLAPLLGAPSQSSPTGALLALPQTLMQMNFQAAFLSLLTLLIVFLTPMRISRILPSPLVALIVVTLVSMAAGFRVPVIGEIPMGLPDVVFPVFSWETIKPVVLAGITLALLGSIDSLLTSLVADSVTGTRHNSNRELVGQGLGNSLCAFVGGLPGAGATMRTVVNIKAGGSTRLSGVTHAVFLLVLLMGAAPLAQNIPLAVLAGILVKVGLDILDYRFIKLLKTAPRDDLMVMTVVFVLTVFVDLIIAVGVGVLFSMALITKRVSSQARVSLWPEDESATSRMQGEVRVLEIQGAFFFGSTSRLTDNVDQVLGTRVIIFNCSRIPFIDLSAVFALEETIERLKASRITSLVVMPPKIRAQLIALNHAGLPSQILFPDLKSALMEAENFTKPEKTKKALVPGAKILLVDDEKDFTEMLSLRLEERGHRVWVAHDGMEGLNLLREQPQDVVVLDLRMPGMGGLEVLAQMKKEFPFVEVILLTGHGSEESAVHGMRMGAFDYLMKPAEFSQLLDKIKAARRRKVAQEDRIRQAEMLLSLPSAVRPLNEEEETEEVRAVR; translated from the coding sequence ATGACAGCAAAATTTTCCAGTCTTTCTGTCCGGGGTGACCTCTTCGGAGGGCTTACCGCCGGAATTGTGGCCCTGCCCCTGGCCCTGGCCTTTGGTGTGGCCTCGGGCGCAGGGGCTGCTGCGGGTTTATACGGAGCGATTGTTTTGGGTTTGCTGGCCGCACTGGCCGGTGGTACCCGAATGCAGATATCCGGTCCCACCGGTCCCATGACCGTTGTTTTTGCAGCCATTCTGATATCCATGGAGGGGAATCTTGCCATGGTTATGGGGGCTGTGTTCGTATGCGGCATGGTTCAGATTCTTCTGGGGCTCAGCCGGGCCGGTGCCCTTGTTCGTTTTATTCCCTACCCTGTGGTATCGGGTTTTATGAGCGGTATCGGCCTGATTATTATTCTGCTGCAGCTGGCTCCCCTTCTGGGAGCACCTTCCCAGTCTTCTCCCACGGGAGCTCTCCTGGCCCTGCCCCAGACCCTGATGCAAATGAATTTTCAGGCTGCCTTTCTCTCTCTGCTGACCCTTCTCATCGTGTTTCTCACTCCCATGCGTATCAGCCGCATCCTGCCCTCTCCCCTTGTGGCCCTCATTGTGGTGACTCTGGTCTCCATGGCTGCCGGTTTCCGGGTGCCGGTAATTGGTGAAATCCCCATGGGACTTCCGGATGTGGTTTTTCCCGTTTTTTCCTGGGAAACCATTAAGCCTGTGGTTCTTGCGGGTATTACTCTGGCCCTTCTGGGAAGCATCGACAGTCTGCTCACGTCCCTTGTGGCGGATTCCGTGACAGGTACCCGCCATAACTCCAACCGGGAGCTTGTGGGCCAGGGGCTGGGAAACAGTCTCTGCGCCTTTGTGGGTGGACTGCCCGGAGCGGGAGCCACCATGCGCACGGTGGTCAATATCAAGGCCGGTGGCAGTACCCGCCTCAGCGGAGTTACCCATGCGGTGTTTCTTCTGGTCCTTTTGATGGGAGCGGCCCCCCTTGCCCAGAATATTCCTTTGGCCGTTCTGGCCGGTATTCTCGTGAAGGTGGGGCTGGATATTCTGGATTATCGTTTTATCAAGCTCTTGAAAACAGCACCACGGGATGATCTCATGGTCATGACCGTTGTGTTTGTGCTGACGGTTTTTGTGGATCTCATCATAGCCGTAGGCGTAGGGGTTCTGTTTTCCATGGCCCTGATTACCAAAAGGGTCAGCAGCCAGGCCAGAGTGAGCCTCTGGCCGGAGGATGAAAGTGCTACCAGCCGCATGCAGGGTGAGGTCCGGGTGCTGGAGATTCAGGGGGCATTTTTCTTTGGCTCCACCAGCCGTCTTACGGATAATGTGGATCAGGTGCTGGGAACCAGGGTGATTATTTTCAACTGCAGCCGCATACCCTTTATTGATCTTAGCGCTGTCTTTGCTCTGGAAGAAACCATAGAGAGGCTGAAGGCATCCAGAATCACTTCGCTGGTGGTTATGCCTCCGAAAATACGGGCCCAGCTCATCGCTTTGAATCATGCAGGCCTGCCTTCCCAGATTCTGTTTCCCGACCTTAAATCCGCACTAATGGAAGCAGAAAATTTTACAAAGCCTGAAAAAACGAAAAAAGCGCTGGTACCCGGCGCAAAAATTCTGCTTGTGGATGATGAAAAAGACTTTACGGAAATGCTGTCTCTTCGGCTGGAGGAGAGGGGGCACAGGGTATGGGTGGCCCATGACGGCATGGAGGGGCTGAATCTTCTCAGGGAGCAGCCTCAGGATGTGGTGGTGCTCGACTTGCGTATGCCGGGAATGGGGGGGCTTGAGGTACTGGCTCAGATGAAAAAAGAGTTTCCTTTTGTGGAGGTGATTCTTCTTACGGGTCATGGCAGTGAAGAGAGCGCTGTTCATGGGATGCGCATGGGGGCATTTGATTATTTGATGAAGCCTGCGGAGTTTTCACAGCTTCTGGATAAGATCAAGGCCGCTCGCAGACGTAAGGTTGCTCAGGAGGACAGGATCCGTCAGGCAGAAATGCTTCTTTCTCTGCCTTCGGCGGTCCGCCCTCTGAACGAAGAAGAGGAGACGGAGGAGGTCCGTGCTGTGAGATAA
- a CDS encoding response regulator codes for MKSLSGRSSQDIWSVDWKTTVSFMSMVCIVLCVGVAGYAAVFLLHESLYNLGNNRIPDLKALAVLNQHRMSIRGDTFAVGLLENMSEPKEAYVTIRDSQQHAWKNMDEAWSALRSSPRQSEKGRELMKQAEADYRAWRNVHTHMDRVLQQLVEYKDLDHKNGLHRQYRELTAEVLPLSCSLSLTLDALTDNNIVNIRVMADHSLSIARILRKGAVFSILLATGLALFLFWMSHRARKEVVKRQWHAHRTLERRRANLQAIFDTAPVGMLLINDSGEVCQINPVISAITGSSGMFRQVGDFLQCVHALPPEQGCGNKNHGPCSQCRIRASFECALSTGREVRGVESAHVLVVHGRTRNFFFQVSAASLVLAERHHVLISLFDITAHKEAEAELRSSNVMLEKTMAHAEVMARKADEANRSKSTFLANMSHEIRTPMNAIMGLTDLCLRTDLFPVQRNYVDRIQDAAQSLMGLLNDILDISKMEAGELRLETIPFNLDDVLEKLRSLFAGAAKQKGVELLFWRHVDTPCNLMGDPLRLGQVLTNLVSNAIKFTKMGEVLIRIECPWRSPHSATLLFVVRDTGVGMSDEQAAHIFEPFSQADASITRTYGGTGLGLSIVRQLVQLMGGQIRLETLNGEGSSFVITCEFPVQKGEGVALCPPLYLQGLKVLVADDNPTARSIFRQYLEALRFEVQVADSGEEVLSILYGRMNPFHLIILDYRMPGLNGLETAEKIMESLSDESPAPLIFLSSAFVGQEILTHAMDKGVAAFIEKPVTPSYLLDVFLENIGPEEKSRFFSRRRSGYKTENYTFLKGFRILLVDDNEVNRFVAGELLGQSGVLVDLAENGRQAVDIIAAHPPDYYFCVLMDVQMPVLDGYEATRIIRKDPKFRFLPILALTANAMMDDREMAMKAGMNDYIVKPIQPGDLFSCLSRWLPSASRASFRTEGQGF; via the coding sequence ATGAAGTCTTTGTCCGGAAGGTCTTCCCAGGATATCTGGTCTGTGGATTGGAAAACCACTGTTTCCTTTATGTCCATGGTCTGTATTGTACTCTGTGTGGGTGTGGCTGGATATGCGGCCGTATTCCTGCTGCATGAATCCTTGTATAATCTTGGAAACAACCGCATCCCGGATTTAAAGGCTCTGGCCGTACTGAATCAGCATCGCATGTCTATACGAGGAGATACCTTTGCCGTAGGCCTTCTTGAAAATATGAGTGAACCAAAGGAAGCCTATGTGACCATAAGGGACAGTCAGCAGCATGCCTGGAAAAATATGGATGAGGCATGGAGCGCCCTCCGGTCCAGCCCCAGGCAGTCGGAAAAGGGAAGGGAGCTGATGAAGCAGGCCGAAGCGGATTACCGTGCATGGCGAAATGTGCATACGCATATGGACAGGGTTCTGCAGCAGCTGGTAGAGTACAAAGATCTGGACCATAAAAATGGGTTACACAGGCAATACAGGGAGCTGACAGCGGAAGTCCTTCCCCTCTCCTGCTCTCTGTCCCTTACGTTGGATGCCCTTACGGACAACAATATTGTCAATATACGGGTCATGGCAGATCACAGTCTTTCCATTGCCCGTATCTTACGTAAGGGAGCGGTGTTTTCCATCCTGCTGGCCACGGGACTGGCCCTGTTTCTTTTTTGGATGAGCCACAGAGCACGCAAGGAGGTGGTGAAACGGCAGTGGCATGCCCATCGAACTTTGGAGCGGAGAAGGGCCAATCTGCAGGCAATTTTTGATACGGCTCCGGTGGGAATGCTGCTGATCAATGACAGCGGTGAGGTCTGCCAGATCAATCCCGTTATTTCAGCCATAACCGGAAGCTCCGGAATGTTCCGGCAGGTGGGAGATTTTTTGCAGTGCGTCCATGCCCTCCCACCGGAACAAGGGTGCGGAAATAAAAACCATGGTCCCTGCAGTCAGTGTCGTATTCGCGCGTCCTTTGAATGTGCCCTTTCTACAGGCAGGGAAGTGCGGGGAGTGGAAAGTGCCCATGTGCTTGTTGTTCATGGCAGGACCCGGAACTTTTTCTTTCAGGTCAGTGCGGCCTCCCTTGTTCTGGCAGAACGGCATCATGTCCTCATTTCCCTGTTTGATATTACGGCCCACAAGGAAGCAGAGGCCGAACTCAGAAGCAGTAATGTCATGCTGGAAAAAACCATGGCCCATGCGGAGGTTATGGCCCGGAAAGCGGATGAGGCGAACAGGTCCAAAAGTACCTTTCTGGCCAATATGAGTCACGAAATCCGTACTCCCATGAATGCGATCATGGGCCTGACGGATCTTTGTCTCCGGACCGATCTTTTTCCTGTTCAGAGAAATTATGTGGATAGAATTCAGGATGCGGCCCAATCCCTCATGGGGCTTCTCAATGATATTCTGGATATATCCAAAATGGAGGCGGGTGAGCTTCGTCTGGAGACCATACCTTTTAACCTTGATGATGTTTTGGAAAAGCTGCGCAGTCTCTTTGCCGGTGCAGCCAAACAGAAAGGGGTTGAGCTGCTGTTCTGGAGGCATGTGGATACACCCTGTAACCTCATGGGGGATCCCCTTCGTCTTGGTCAGGTGCTGACCAATCTTGTGAGCAATGCCATCAAATTTACCAAAATGGGCGAAGTGCTGATCCGTATCGAATGCCCATGGCGGAGTCCCCACAGTGCCACCCTTCTTTTTGTGGTAAGGGATACGGGGGTCGGAATGAGCGATGAGCAGGCGGCTCATATTTTTGAACCTTTTTCCCAGGCCGATGCCAGCATCACCCGGACATACGGTGGAACAGGGCTGGGACTGAGTATTGTTCGCCAGCTGGTTCAGCTTATGGGGGGGCAGATCCGCTTGGAAACCCTGAACGGGGAAGGTTCTTCCTTTGTCATTACCTGTGAATTCCCGGTGCAGAAAGGGGAAGGGGTTGCCCTCTGCCCTCCTCTGTATCTTCAGGGGCTGAAGGTTCTTGTTGCCGATGATAACCCGACGGCAAGGAGCATTTTTCGTCAGTATCTGGAAGCCCTCCGCTTTGAGGTGCAGGTGGCGGACTCGGGAGAAGAAGTGCTGTCCATTCTTTATGGCAGGATGAATCCCTTTCATCTGATTATTCTGGATTACCGCATGCCTGGTTTGAACGGCCTCGAAACAGCTGAAAAAATAATGGAAAGTCTTTCGGATGAAAGCCCTGCACCTCTTATTTTTCTTTCTTCGGCTTTTGTCGGGCAGGAGATTCTCACCCATGCCATGGATAAGGGGGTAGCCGCTTTTATTGAAAAGCCCGTGACTCCCTCCTATCTTCTGGATGTTTTTCTGGAAAATATTGGGCCGGAGGAGAAATCCCGGTTTTTTTCGAGGCGGAGATCCGGTTATAAAACGGAAAACTATACCTTTCTGAAGGGCTTTCGCATTCTTCTGGTGGACGATAATGAGGTGAATCGTTTTGTGGCGGGGGAACTTCTGGGCCAGTCCGGAGTGCTGGTGGATCTGGCGGAAAATGGCAGGCAGGCCGTAGACATTATCGCCGCCCATCCGCCGGACTATTATTTTTGTGTACTGATGGATGTACAGATGCCCGTTCTTGATGGGTATGAGGCCACACGTATCATACGGAAGGACCCGAAGTTCCGGTTTCTTCCCATTCTCGCCCTTACGGCCAATGCCATGATGGATGACAGGGAAATGGCCATGAAAGCGGGTATGAATGACTATATTGTCAAACCCATACAGCCCGGAGATCTGTTTTCCTGTCTCAGCCGATGGCTACCTTCGGCTTCCCGTGCTTCATTCCGGACGGAAGGGCAGGGCTTCTGA
- a CDS encoding response regulator gives MIKNCRLLLVDDETGYVRVLGNRLEKRGFSVLRATSGTDAVRLLRKDRADVAILDLKMEDMDGIEVLKIFRRMAPETSVIMLTGHGSEEARKEALAAGASDYLTKPCELDVMLESISRSLPEG, from the coding sequence ATGATCAAAAACTGCCGCCTTCTCCTTGTGGATGATGAGACCGGCTATGTTCGTGTTCTGGGAAATCGTCTTGAAAAAAGGGGTTTTTCCGTTCTTCGGGCCACAAGCGGTACGGATGCCGTTCGCCTTTTACGCAAGGACAGGGCAGATGTGGCTATTCTGGATCTGAAGATGGAAGATATGGACGGCATAGAGGTGTTGAAGATTTTCAGGAGAATGGCACCGGAAACGTCGGTCATCATGCTCACGGGCCATGGCAGTGAAGAGGCCAGGAAGGAGGCCCTGGCTGCGGGGGCCTCCGACTACCTTACCAAACCCTGCGAGCTGGATGTTATGTTGGAATCCATATCCAGGTCTCTTCCTGAAGGGTAA